From one Thermodesulfobacteriota bacterium genomic stretch:
- a CDS encoding PLP-dependent transferase encodes WILVTESALLPLIQKEHFLNTQHSFCHSPQLSWGFSSVINYPGIESHPGHQRACELFDGFSGMLSFELKGGVEAAERFMQNTALPIVAPSLGGIESLITRPVTTSHSGLCQEDLKKLGISDNLIRFSVGIEATEDLIEDFKQALD; translated from the coding sequence TGGATTTTGGTCACAGAATCAGCGCTGTTACCTTTAATCCAAAAGGAGCATTTTTTAAATACTCAGCATAGCTTTTGCCATTCTCCCCAGCTTAGCTGGGGGTTTAGCTCTGTAATTAACTATCCGGGTATTGAAAGCCATCCCGGCCATCAGCGTGCCTGCGAATTGTTTGATGGCTTCAGCGGTATGCTTAGTTTTGAGCTAAAAGGTGGTGTGGAAGCTGCAGAACGTTTTATGCAAAACACCGCCCTGCCGATTGTTGCCCCGAGTCTTGGGGGCATCGAATCGCTAATCACCCGGCCGGTGACCACTTCTCATTCCGGTCTTTGCCAGGAAGATCTGAAAAAACTTGGAATTTCAGACAACTTAATTCGATTCTCCGTCGGTATCGAAGCAACCGAAGATTTAATTGAAGATTTCAAGCAGGCATTGGACTAA